ATTTTCTAAATTTACATACAGCCAGTTTCCAACTCCAAGTAACAACTCAACCATATTGCCATGggaaattaatttttcttataagaTTAATTTAAACCAGAATGCTCTCATAACTAACAAGCTTCACTCTCGTTAACTGGTAACAGAAAAAACGATCACAATGTGGCAGTAATCAGTTTGTACAAGGCAACTGAACAAAGTTCACTTGAACCAGAACAAAATTCCCGGTTATCCATCCACACTTTCACAGATAGATTGAGCCCAAATGAATGCAATTAAGTTAACCCAAAAACTGTTTTGTGGGGCATGCATGTAATATTCCTTTTAGCCCATTATACGAATTAAAAAGAATACACAATTGCAAGGTGAAGGATGAACATCAGAAACTAGCCACATATTTTTCTTTCTGACGATAAGATTGATGCTTTCTTTCTTCAACTTTGTCTTTCCTTAATCAATTGATTCATCATCCCAACACATTGTTAAACCAAATAGTGAGAGGACAATGGCTTCACAAGAATAAACTCATTAACAACAATCTACAAATCCCCAAGAAGATACAGTTCTAACCACAAATcaccaaaccaaatcaaactagTTTCAAACTCCCTAAGCTCTAAACCCAACACAACACAGCTCCCAAGTAACCTCTACACTGTCAGTTTCAAGACTATTGGAACAGGTAAGCTTAGCATCTCAAGATACCCTGATTTCGAATATTCTCCTCAAGGAGGTTCCGGCTCCGGAACTGCCCGGTGCATCGACGCGGACGGTGGTGATAAAAACAGAACTTCAAACTCTGAACTGTCCGTTAGTTTCGATGTGGGCACTCTTTACATTCCTTCTCTTACAAACCAAACCACGAAGTTTCTTGGCTTACCATTACCGCCGCCGTTTCTGAAAATCGACATAGCTCCGGAGATGTTCCAAGGAACCATCGACCAAGATTCCGGCAAGGTATAACTTTCAATGCTctcattatataaattttattgtgatatggattaaataatttaaatatatattttagataagtTTATTTATAATTGAAATTGGTTTTAAGTAGTCTCGTATATATACAAATTCTATGTAATTTATGAAATCACAACGTAGCAACTGAATAATATTAATACGgaagaatattttataaattttattttgatatggattaaataattttagatatatatatcataaaatttagattagtaatattttataaaaagttttaagTCACGTATATATACAACTCTATGTAATTTATGAAATCACAACATATCAActcaaaaataatcatattttcTAATTCTACAGTTGCATTTGCATAATTTGAAGGTGGAGCTGGAGTTCACTGCTAAGTTCTGTTTTACGGCGGGAGGTGGGATATACAGAGCTCCGCCGTTGGTGGTGAAAACGGTGTTGACGACGGAGGAGTCTAtaggagagaagaagagaggagaggagagaggatGGACGGAGAAGGAAAGTGTAGGCTCGTCGGTGTTGCGAGAGTTGAGACTGTGGACGATTTGTTTATGAACACGTTCCTCTCTCTCCCGTCGGAGTGTCTCGCCGATCTACAAGCTGTTATTTCAGTCGCCGGTTCTTGAGTTGATGATAATCATATTACACATTTACTATTTTAATTGAGGGATATATTCAAGTAAAAATTGTTTATAAGTCTTATAGATGACTCTGGAAGATTTGAATGAACATATAAACAAATTACAGCTCGAATGTGAGATTAATACATATGTCACACACTCACGCTTGTTTGTTTGTGAAATGTGATCAACCAAATGCTGTATATTTTAGTGATTGATTTGACCGACATTTTATTGATTATATTTCTAGTGCAATTTGATTGAATACCGCAGATGAAGTGTCACGAGAAAGACTATTCTATTCTCTAAAAAGATATACATTCACAGATAAAAATCTGAGCATATGTGAGTTTGGGACCCAtgtatttttttagtaaaaagaTGGAAAATAATCctcaaaaaaaacttcagatttcatacctttttttatttaacagATTTCATACCATtagattaaattaatattatgtaCTCTCCTTCTCAGTTTCATTAAGGTTTAAATTGCTGGGGACCATTTGGAtttaagagagaaaaaactcataaattcgTTCAGAAAAAGATTCGAGTTTAGAAACTGGAATAAAATCATCATCGTTAGTACGAACTAATTAGAACATCTTCAAAGAGacactctattttgaagtttctaaaattctatatttgaagtttaaatgtattattctctaaaatcaaaacttcaaattaaacttcaaacatatttttattttatactatggtttttatatttataataattaatttaaattcataaaaaaaattactaacacaaatataaaaatattacaacaatattaattagtaaaatgttatattaaaatataatttttttaaaaagataacataattaatattaaaatttaagcaaAATACCATaatattccataaaattatttcccTTATGCATATATGATCATCTAGTGCATTTCGAATTAAAAAAGactctctttatttttaatttgtagattacaaactaaaaattgttgaaatcgggTGATATCAATacttgtaaatatattatatctgaaaaagtaaaagagaaaaataaaatattgctgCAAAACTTAACTTCTACCAATGACATTAATACTTGTGAATACATTTGATCTGAACCAGAAAGAATCATAcgaaaatacataaaaacatcaaccatcttcggttacacaaatttgtttgaacaatattttggagattttggagGTTCCGGATGACGTTTACCTGACTATTAgtgttttgtaatatttaaatttgtttaatagttatgtcttcatgtaatttttttaaaaaatattttgttaagtttcttttacatattgttgttttataaatctagtcaaaatattttaaatcttcattagttttatttaattttatatgtgaaacttaaatttataaaaaattgaaatatttatgagatataaaaatttgaaagattaaaacgataaacaaagaaatattagagaatataaatgtgatgtataattgtaagaaccaaaatgcaaacaaaaatataaaattttgaatttgaaattttggagagcaaaaacttcatatttaaagttatatagtttcttttggagatgctctacaAAGTGCAACATAATTAATCTTTAATTTACTACGTTTCAGAAAAGATTTCTGTTCTTCTAGGACAATAATAAGACAATAATGATTTTGTGTGTGTCGTATCACTAGATGCTTAAGATCGCaacttaaaatctaaaaaccactGATTTGTTTGACTTTATATTAATTATCTATTTGGGCAGGACTAATGTGTAGTACTCTTAgtacaaattaattatttattaataattacgAAAAACAGCTAATCATCAACGAAATGAAatattttactccaaatatTTCCCGGACCGACTCTCTTTCACACGCGCAGTACTTGAAGGTGCGGCTCTGAACCATCGTGCTGTCACGTATTCGCccataacatattatttatttgttattatctTTTAGATAGAAATGGAAGATTCATAACATATTAGAGTTTGATTAGTTCTTCCACTATCATCCACCAAAATTATGTTTGTGGAAAGTTATATTTGTTAATGATTGAGAATAAGTTACAcaaattattagaaaatatatgatCCTAACATTGGCATAGAAAATATATTGATCCTAACAAATTATTAGATAGAAAGTTATATGCACTTCACCACTTCAGTCAGCTATTTTGTAAACTAATAGAGGAGAAAAAGTAAACTTTGGCATGAAAAGTTTTTGGACAGAGAGTTACTTAGATGATCCTAACATTGAATAAATGTTCAGAGAATATTTTTAAGTACGATGAAGATTTACTCTTTTTTATAATcagttaaaaatgttttttctttaataattgATCTATACTTACTTTATAAACTAGGCTAGCTTTTgctatttatgaataatttgtcgACAGACAATCTACTTTAACTTGGAGATGGTAAGATTGCAACTCTGACAAATTAGTTATAGACTTATAGTTATTACATCATAAGACTTGTGTGATATTTATTACAGTGTTCCACGCGTCTCTCTCTTTCGCCACGCGCTTCTACTCCTTTACGCTCAcgggatctctctctctctctctctctctctctttttttccatTGCTGTAGCGagatcttctttcttctctcatCTCTCTGTTTCGCTCGATGCATCCACCTGTCTCCGCGATTTGatggacaagaagaagaagctgctgCCACACCTAAACCAATTCACTCTCCCCGATCATCGTCCCACCGACTTATAAGTCTTCTTCCcctctaataaaaaaaaatacaaaggagaagctcttcttcttcttcttcttctttctttctccttcttcttcttcctcttttgatAATAAGATGGCGCGAAATCTGTTATGGGTTGTTGTACTTATTGTTGTAGTCTCTTGCCTTGTTTGGACACTGGAAGCGAGTGAAGGAGATGCTGATCCTCTTTACAAGTAAGTCTCCGATCCTCAAGAACCTTTGCTTTGTACTCTTAGATTCgtttttttagtttatgattGTGGTCTGCTTTCATATCTAATTTAGTTTGGAGTTCCTGTCTAAACTAAAAATGCAGACGCTGAGGGTTTTCTTAATTAGTTTGAGAGTCGACCGTTAGACTCATTTACTGATTTCGAGTTCATACAAGGATTTATAATCCTCTTTCTGTTTAGTgcaatttgatttctttttaggaagtaaacagaaaaaaaaaacagattttgttTTGGTAGGTAGGTATGGATGATTTGCAAAGGGGGTTTGGTAGAAAAAAGTAAGGAAGAAGTGATTAAAAAAGATGGTggggaaaaaaattataactatgtGGTTGACTTTTCGATCACAAGTTCTGTGGTGAGAGTTGTAACACGTTAGAGGATGAAatctttgtgtgtgtttgtaCAATCCTTGATTTATAACTGTAGGGTCATTGTTTTTGTTGGAAAAGATGCTATTGACGAGTTCAgtgtttcctttttttgtttagtggaagcttttctttctctctaatgGGAAGAatgaaagaaattaaaaataaaagtagaaCTTGTTACCAAGGTTTGATGGATAGACCAGTTGATGTTGCCTAAGAGAGAGGCTTTGTTGTAATAACGTATTTGCATGTGTCCTAGAAAATAACTTAGCAGTATGGTATTGTCTAAGATTACTCTCTTTGCTCATAACCTTGTCATTGATTCAACTAATGTTTATTATTAACAAAGCAGTGTTAATATGATAATTGGTTTCCAGGTCATGTGTTGATCAATGTCAAAAAACTGGATGCGTGGGGGATACTTGCTTCCATCAATGTAAATTTTTTTCAGCTGATGGAAAGGCCAATGACGGTCCATGGTACATGCAAGAGCCACTTTACCTGCGATGGAAGCAGTGGGATTGCCAAAGTGATTGTCAATACGAATGCATGATgactagagaagaagagaggaaaaGAGACGGTGAGAAACCTACCAAGTACTTCGGTAAATGGCCACTCAAACATGTCTATGGCATTCAGGTAACTTCCTCTTTGCTTACTCTCAGCTTCAAGAGAAACAAACTCAGCACTTGTTTTGAAGTAATGTTCCTCGTATGCACCTTCAGGAACCTGTCTCCGCTGCTTTCGCTGCTCTTGACCTTGCAATACAGTTCCATGGATGGGTCTCTTACTTCATCCTCGTTTATTATCACTTGCCTCTCCAGCCAAACCGGAAAACTTACTACGAGTATAACGGATTATTGCATATCTATGCAATCATTGTAATGAATGCACTCTTCTGGAGTGGTGTTTGTCACAGCAGGTAACACTCTTCTATCTCCATGTTCCAATCTATACACCTAAGACagtgacatttaaaaaaaaaaattataaatgtcatAAGCTCAATTATTTCTTTTTGTACatttatttaacaatttttttcataatgcCCTATATACAACTAAAACTATTCATAAAATGTGATGTGATAAGCAACCAGTTCTT
The sequence above is a segment of the Brassica napus cultivar Da-Ae unplaced genomic scaffold, Da-Ae ScsIHWf_1388;HRSCAF=1968, whole genome shotgun sequence genome. Coding sequences within it:
- the LOC125597218 gene encoding post-GPI attachment to proteins factor 3-like, with translation MARNLLWVVVLIVVVSCLVWTLEASEGDADPLYKSCVDQCQKTGCVGDTCFHQCKFFSADGKANDGPWYMQEPLYLRWKQWDCQSDCQYECMMTREEERKRDGEKPTKYFGKWPLKHVYGIQEPVSAAFAALDLAIQFHGWVSYFILVYYHLPLQPNRKTYYEYNGLLHIYAIIVMNALFWSGVCHSRDVDLTQRLDYSSATVLAGYTLVLAVIRSFSIHDQSAKVMVTAPVLALVATHIIYLNFYNLDEGLHRKVIYGIGGLELVVWGLWSVLTSHPSKCKLRAFFVSCILTTCLRMLDFPPYKGYVDAHALWRAAGIPLSYLWWSFIRDDAVFRTTVLLKKSK